The genomic interval GTCCACTGGTACAAAAAGATAAACATCaagttaacaaaataaatcctCTATTTGGTTCTTGTTTAGCCATTGTCTCATCTAGAAAGTTGCAAAACAAAATGAGTAACGCCTTCTCTGCATAAAAGTTTAATTAAGCACTACGATATAAGCTATTTATgtgaaaaacaacaaaataaagtcaaattgttCATATTTaagctataagttgtttttataagCTATCCTAgagagcttatggaaataagTTTAAAATAGCTTGTGGACAATCTATAAGTTGTTTCTCTAAGCTCTCTCATACAGTCGTATAGGTGTTTATGTTGGTAGATAAAATCAAATAAGTTAATCCAAAAAGATCAAAAATAGTTACAACGAACCCACCTCCAATGTGATGATTCAAAAGTACGGAAGAATACTCTTGTTCTGTTGGTGTCAATTGTATTCTCTACCCAAGATGCCCAGGTGACCAAAGCTGTTTTGAATGCTGAATTAATTGGCATTCTAAGCTTCAGTGAGTTACCAACCTGAAAATACCAGCCCCTGTCTGAGGATCATGTTAGCAATTAGCAGAAAATGGTtgataattttcataaaaaataaacaaattaatccTAGCTTGCATGGAAATTCTATTACACTACATGTGCACAGACATAAACAAAACTTCAAAACAGATGAATATACAAGACAATTCACATCTTTCATGGTAATAAAACAATTAGTGATCAATTTTTCATCAGAGACCATTTGAAATAAAACAATTAGTATATTTTAGATGTCTCATCATAGTCATGGTAATAAAACATCATCATGTTGAAGTTCATGTATGTATTGTCAGTTTCAATGGCATATCAGAAGAATTACTAGGACCAATAACAAGTACATGTAGACCTAGCAAATTTTCCTCAGTTTGATCAATAGTGCCCAAAATTATCATATGCATGTTATCATTTGAATAAAAAGATAGCAATTTTCCCTCAGTTAGACCATTAAAAGGTATATCTAATATCATTCTCtgcatagaaaaaaaaatgcatctCTGTTTGTAGGATTAAGTTACTCACATATCAGAAAGCTTAGTCCTTGTCCACCAGTGGCCTGAATTGAATATAAGCACATCAGAGTCAATCCACTCGCGGCTAATATCGTCGATCTTGTCCAATCTCAGTGCGGTCTTCACCCTCTTCGGTGCAAAACTAGGCACCGGACCAGGCTTCACCAGAAAAACAGAACGATAAAAATCGATTCTAACATCAAAAGTACTAAACCTCACACCTAGAAATCTAATCTGTCTGGTGATCTTGTTGCCTTTGATTTCATAAACACTCTTCTTATCTTCAACTCCTGTCATTAGCAAACATATCAAAGACTCCCATTGAGTCCTACTCAACGAATCACCGACAAAAACAACCCTTTTCCCACGAAGTAGTTCGAGTATTCTATGTGCATCAAACCTTGGAATATCACAATTATTTGGTTTCCATCTCCACTTTGTAAAACCTCTATCTTTACGTCCATTTGCCAAACAATTAAAACCTCTTTCTATAAATGGACAATGAGAAGCATCATATAAAGGGTAACTATCATCCTGAATCCAACTTCCATCAAACACATGGCAGGTGTCCCTTGAAACATTGAATTTTAAAGCCTCATCGTCATAGCTCTTAACTAGTGAATTAGAACTATAATTAGTGCTAGGATTAATTTCATAACTCTGAATAACTTTGTGAGTAGTGGGAAATGCATATGAATATCCCCATGAAAGGACTAACATGAATGATATCAAAGACCCAGTTGTGACCAACAAATTGAAAGAAACTAAGATCCATGCATTGCAGTTACCTTTGATAATTTTGTAACTCTTGGAGAATAAAGTTGTAAACTTGGAAAATGAGATCCAAAAACTGAACATACCCAGTAACTGCATTAATTGCAAAACCAACCAACTATCCCAAATATCCATTGTAAAAGTAAAGTAGAGTGGAAGGAAGCAATAACCTATGTTAACATAATCACACTAACATAAACATAAGTTCAACACAAATAAGGTGCATTTTATGTATAGGCATAACAAGCTTATTTTTATAGCACTAGAACAGAACATTCATAGACAAAATGGAAGGTTGGAGTTTTATGAAGTGagattttgtttttgtattttgttttttaatgaaAGGGAAGAATGCTGGAGGTGGTGGTTGTGAATGTAGGAGTTAGTTGAGTAGCTTCAAAAAGTGGAAATGCAAGTGAGGTGAGGTTAATGTTGTAATTGGACACGCTAAGTACTTTGTAGAATAGAAGAATGCATTTTATAGATGGGTACTTcactttaaataataaaaccagAAGATATTACATGCATATAATACTCATTAGTCGATTTTAtggatttttcattttaaaagagttaaattatttatttacgattaagagaaatagaaaaaaatataaaagttggtacttatataaataaaagagaaaccttatatactattaaaaatagtttaaaaactAGAAGAATGAGAGTTttgatcaaataaattttaatggaCTATTTATGAGATGGTTTTTATTTGGAAGTGACATTCTATTAGATAGGATTCTTGAGTTTTTCTTAATGTTCTATTGTAACGGTCAATATTTTTAGTACAACTGCTATTGTTCAAAAAACGAATCCAAGTTTTCACAATAAGATAAGCAGGTGCTTTagtaatacaattttttttattctacatTGGGAATACAGTCTAATAAgacaaaaacaattaaacaatCCTACTTATAACATACTATATGTTCATCCGTTACCTTATT from Cicer arietinum cultivar CDC Frontier isolate Library 1 chromosome 5, Cicar.CDCFrontier_v2.0, whole genome shotgun sequence carries:
- the LOC101489207 gene encoding protein trichome berefringence-like 7, whose protein sequence is MDIWDSWLVLQLMQLLGMFSFWISFSKFTTLFSKSYKIIKGNCNAWILVSFNLLVTTGSLISFMLVLSWGYSYAFPTTHKVIQSYEINPSTNYSSNSLVKSYDDEALKFNVSRDTCHVFDGSWIQDDSYPLYDASHCPFIERGFNCLANGRKDRGFTKWRWKPNNCDIPRFDAHRILELLRGKRVVFVGDSLSRTQWESLICLLMTGVEDKKSVYEIKGNKITRQIRFLGVRFSTFDVRIDFYRSVFLVKPGPVPSFAPKRVKTALRLDKIDDISREWIDSDVLIFNSGHWWTRTKLSDMGWYFQVGNSLKLRMPINSAFKTALVTWASWVENTIDTNRTRVFFRTFESSHWSGHNRKACKVTRNPWKRTHGKDRSPISDIIKRVVKNMSAPVTILNVTPMDAYRSDGHVGPWSDNPSVADCSHWCLPGVPDMWNEILFSNLLQKDGAC